In the genome of Pseudomonas sp. B33.4, the window TGACACCGTACAAGCCACGCTGATGATTTTCGCGCTGATCCTGACGCCGATCATCGTTCTGCTGGCCACCGGTGGCGTCGACACCACGTTCCTCGCCATCGAAGCCAATGATCCAAGCAACTTTGACATGCTCAAAGGCACCACCTTCATCGGCATCATCTCGCTGATGGGCTGGGGTCTGGGTTACTTCGGTCAGCCGCACATCCTCGCGCGTTTCATGGCGGCGGATTCGGTGAAATCGATCGCCAAGGCGCGTCGCATTTCCATGACCTGGATGATCCTGTGCCTGGGCGGCACCGTGGCCGTGGGCTTCTTTGGTATCGCTTATTTCTCGGCACACCCGGAAGTTGCCGGTCCCGTGACCGAGAACCACGAGCGCGTGTTCATCGAACTGGCGAAAATCCTCTTCAACCCTTGGATTGCCGGTGTACTGCTGTCGGCCATCCTGGCTGCTGTGATGAGCACCCTGAGCTGCCAGTTGCTGGTGTGCTCGAGCGCCTTGACCGAAGACTTCTACAAAACCTTCCTGCGTAAATCCGCTTCTCAGGTTGAGCTGGTCTGGGTCGGCCGCGCCATGGTGCTGTTGGTTGCACTGATCGCGATCGGCCTGGCCGCCAACCCGGAAAACCGCGTACTGGGCCTGGTGTCCTACGCCTGGGCCGGTTTCGGTGCTGCGTTCGGTCCGGTTGTGCTGATTTCGGTCATCTGGAAAGACATGACCCGCGATGGCGCACTGGCCGGTATTCTGGTCGGCGCGATCACCGTGGTGGTGTGGAAGCATTTCGAGGTGATGGGTCTGTACGAAATCATCCCGGGCTTCATCTTCGCCAGCCTGGCCATTTTCATCGTCAGCAAGCTCGGTTCGCCGACCACTGGCATGGTGCAGCGCTTCGAAGCGGCGGAAAAAGATTTCCACCTGAACAAGTGATTGTTCTGAGCTGAGGCTCATCCGAAAACGGCCCGTTTTCTACAGGAGACGGGCCGTTTTTTTGTGCCTGTGATTTCTCTGATTCACCGCGCTCCCCTGTAGGAGTGAGCCTGCTCGCGATAGCGGTGTGTCAGTCGACATCAATGCTGAATGTCAGACCGCTATCGCGAGCAGGCTCACTCCTACAAGGTTCGGTGGTGGTTTTGAGGGATTTGTCTGTAGTTGAAGGCGGCGCTTTTTGCAGGGTTTTTCGTCAATGAAAGTAGGGCAAATCTGATTTTCCCGTCACCCATTCATCACCCCTTGCCCCTCATGCAGAATCGCCCGCCCTTCATTCTGCAGAGAGACATCGGATGTTCGCGCCTGCCAATCAACCGCGTTTCACGTTGACCCTCGAAGGCGCCCGGCATGACCTCAAAGTCCTTGAGTTCACGGGCAAGGAAGCCATCAGCCAACCCTTTCGTTTCGAGCTGGAACTGGTCAGTGAACGGGCGGATCTGGATCTCGAGAGCCTGCTGCACTGTCAGGCGTTTCTGCGTTTTGATGCTCAGGGTTCCGGCGTTCACGGTCAGATTTATCAGGTCGGGCAGGGCGATTCCGGGAAACGTCTGACGCGCTATCACCTGAGCCTCGTCCCGCGTCTGACGTATCTGGGGCACCGCATCAATCAGCGGATTTTCCAGCATCAGAGCGTGCCGCAAATTATTGCGCAGGTGCTTAAGGATCACGCGATCCTTCGTGATGCGTTCGAGTTTCGGTTAGGCAGCGAATACCCGATTCGTGAGTATTGCGTGCAGTACGCCGAAAGCGATCTGGCGTTCATCCAGCGCCTGTGTGCCGAAGTCGGTATTCATTACCACTTTCAACACAGCCCCGACGCGCACGTACTGGTGTTCGGTGATGACCAGACGGTGTTTCCCAAACTGGCCACGCCGACCCTTTATCTGCCGGGCAGTGGCATGTCTGCCGGCGCCCCGGCGATTCAGCGTTTCAATGTTCGCGTGGAAACCCGCACCAGCGTGGTCACCCGGCGCGACTACAACTTTGAAAAACCACGCCTGCACCTGCAAAGTCGTGTCGACGGCGAGCAACGCCCGGTGCTGGAGGACTATCACTTCCCTGGCCAATTCAATGATCGGGAAACCGGCAAGCATCTCGCCCAGCGGGCACTTGAGCGGCATGTCGCCGATTACCGTCAGGCCGAGGGCATCAGCGACGAATCTGCATTGGTTTGCGGACATTTCCTGCAACTGATCGAGCATCCGCGCCACGACTGGAATGACCTGTGGCTGCTGACCGCCGTTGAGCATCATGGTCGTCAGCCGCAAGTGCTGGAGGAATCGGTGACCAGTGATGGGGAAGCATTCCAGGGTTACCGTAATACCTTTCTCGCCACGCCGTGGGACGTGTTCTTCCGCCCGACGCTGGGGCCGGAAAAACCGCGCATGCTCGGCTATCAACCGGCGGTCGTGACCGGGCCGAAAGACACCGAAATCCATTGCGACGAGTATGGCCGGGTCAAGGTGCAACTGGCCTGGGATCGCGACGGTGAATTGAATGAGCATTCCAGTTGCTGGCTGCGCGTTGCTACTAATTGGGCTCACGACCGTTACGGCAGCGTGCTGATTCCGCGAGTCGGCATGGAAGTGCTGGTCGGCTTCATTGATGCCGACGCCGACAAACCCTTGGTCGTGGGCTGCCTGCCCAACGCCGCGACGCCGATTCCGCTGGATTTGCCGGCGGACAAGACCCGCAGCATTTTCCGCAGTCAGAGTAGCCCCGGCGGTGGCGGCTACAACGAACTGCGCATCGAGGATAAGAAAGGCGCTGAGGAAATCTATCTGCGCGCCCAGCGTAACTGGACGCAGCATGTGTTGCACGATCAACAGGTGCAGGTTGATAACCAGCGCAGCATCGTCGTCACCGGCACCGCGCGGCATGAGTTGAAGGCTGATGAACAGCGCATCACCCACGGCCAGCGCCAGACCGAAGTGAAGCAGGACGACCATCTGAGCGTGATCGGCGACCGGCATATTCGCGTGAGCAATCAGGCGATCAGCGCCAGTGGGCAGTTCCACGTCAGCGCCGGTCAGCAAGTGGTCATCGACGGTGGCGCGAGTGCGACGATTCAGGCCGGCGGGCAGTGGATCAACATCGGCCCGGGCGGGATTTTCAGCAGCGTGCCGATTGTCGTGGGCGGCGCGCCGATGGCGGCGATGAGTGCCGCGCCGGTTGTACCGGGATTGCCGGAGAAACTCGCCGCCGCGCCGGCTGCCATGCTGACGGCTGCACAAATCATGAGCTTCAAGGGTGACGCGCCATTCTGCGAAGAGTGCGAGCGTTGCAAGGACGGTCTCTGTGCAGCCTGATTTTCTTTTGCCTGCCGATTGGTTGGCGGGGGCGCCGTTGAAAGCGTCCGAGCAATTGTTCGCGGTGTTCAGTAATGCCAGTGCGGCGAAACCGCTTGAGGCCTGGCCAGACATGGCGAGTCCGATCTGGGCCGAGACGATCTATGCCGAGTGGGAGGCAGTGATGCCTTACGTGGGAATGGTCGCCACCGACAGTGAGTTTCTGCATTGGGTCGCCACTACCGAGTCGCGGGATTGGGGTTGGCTGGCGGTGTCTTCGGCGAGCCTTGAAGAGGTGGTGGCGCATTTTCGCAGCCTCACCCAAGTGCTGATGCCGGGCGGCAAAACGGTGTTTTTTCGTTTTTGGGACGGGCGGTTTCTGTTGCCGATTCTTCAGGCCGATGAGGTGGATGCGGCACAACTGTTTCCGCTGATCGGGCGTTGTTTGATCAATGGTCAGTCGTTGGGAATTGGTGGTAGGGCGCAGGTATCAGGGCGGTCCTTTCCGTGGTGGCAGGTGCCGGAATCGGTGCTGGCGCAGCAGGGTCAGGACGTGCAAACAGCCAATGCGTTGCAGTGGTTGAGCGAAGAACATCCGACACTTTTCGAGGCCTTTCCCGAACTGGTTTTGAGTTGCAAGGTGAGGCAGTTTTTTCAGGTTTCACTGTCGGAAGAATCGTCGCAATCGGCGTTGCTGGCGTTTTTGCTGGCAGAGTCAGGGTGAGTTTTCGGGGCGAAGGTCTCGGACGATTCCTTCGAGTTGCGGCGGTTTTCATGAACTGGTGGGCGGTGGGTTGCAGGGATAGTCTTTTCGTTGTCACTGCGAGAGCGGTGGCAGGGCGTAGGACCCCTGTGAAATTCACCGCGCACCAGCGCTGTCGTTTGATTGCGGCACTTAATACGTGTCCGTAGCATCGTTTGCGGCAGCTGTGCGCGGGAACGCTTCGGCGTGACTGAGTTTGGTGGGTTTCTCAGTTTCCTACTCTCGCGTACGGCTGCCACCTATACCCGTAGGAAGGTCACTTGGCAGCCTCTCTAAACCTATTGAGGTAAAACTGATATGACTATGCTTAAACCCGATCCACCCTACGAAAAAATCGTCCCCCATCCCGACAACCGCTTCATGGCACTTACCGGCAATTGCAGCGACATGCCGACCCTGTTCATCGACACCCACGTGCCCCTCGACATCCTTATGGATGCCGCCAACCATCGCCTGCGCGCCGTGATCCAGGTGCTGGAAAACATGTGCATGCGCGGCTCGGTCGAATGCGACTCCGTCATCCTCAGCGACTTCGCCCAGCTCTGCGTGATCCCCTTGCGCGACGGCTGTGATGTGCTTGATGTCATCGGCAAGCGCCTGCGCAGCATGCCTGCCTGAAAAAGATCAAAGGATCGCAGCCTGCGGTAGCTCAAAGGAACTGGCGTTCATCCTGTAGGTGCTGCCGAAGGCTGCGCTCTTTTGACGTTGGTGGATATCAGCACGTTAGTCGGAAATGTACGCGTCCTGAGTGTTTATAAAGCGGTTGAACGCCTCGGAGTTGTAGACCTTCAGGCACGCGATAAACACTACTTTTTCATTCGAGTATTTGCTGTTTGAAGGTGTCTGCTCGTAAGCCGTTAATACGTAGTTTCGGGTTTCTTTATAAGGATCGTGCAGCACTTGCAGTGTGTCTTCATTTTGCAGGATGGAATGCATGCCTTTACCCATCAACGAATAGGCATTGGCGGACAGTGCGATGTCTTTTTCCAGCGCGGAGCGTTCCTTGAATGGCTCTAGGATGCAGTGGCTCAGACCGTAGTTTTTTAGTGACTGGCGTGCCTGTGCAATGTGGGTTTCGTCGGCAAGGGCGAGGCATGGGCCAAGCAGGCTGAGTAAGCAGATGATCAGGTATCGCATGAGTTTTTGACTTCCTGTCGCTTGTGTTTTGCCAGTGTAATGCCATAAAAGCAAAGCCCCTCACCCTAGCCCTCTCCCAGAGGGAGAGGGGACCGACCGAGTTGTCTGGGTGATGTACGCCGACCTGCGACTTCAGTGGTGAACTTCGCTTGGTCAAGCCTGGATGGTGGTGTTCTTTTGGGGGACTGATCGAGTTGTCTGGGTGATGTACGCCGACCTGCGACTTCAGCGGTGAACTTCGCTTGGTCAAGCCTGGATGGTGGTGTTCTTTTGGGAGACTGACCGAGTTGTCTGGGTGATGTACGCCGACCTGCGACTTCAGCGGTGAACTTCGCTTGGTCAAGCCTGGATGGTGGTGTTCTTTTGGGGGACTGACCGAGTTGTCTGGGTGATGTACGCCGACTTGCGACTTCAGTGGTGAGCTTGGCTTGGCTAAGCCTGGATGGTGGTGTTCTCTCGGGAGCCTGACCGAGTTGTCTGGGTGATGTACGCCGACTTGCGACTTCAGTGGTGAACTTGGCTTGGCCAAGCCTGGATGGTGGTGTTCTTTCGGGGGACTGACCGAGCTGTCTGGGTGATGTGCGCCGACTTGCGACTTCAGTGGGGATCTTCGCTTGGCCAAGCCTGAGATCACGCTGATCTTTCAGGTCGATGTCACTCGCAAGATCACCACCGTCAGTCCCCTCTCCCTCGGGGAGAGGGCTAGGGTGAGGGCAGGCATTTGTCCGCTCAGCCGCCAACCCCTGACTTGCCGCGCGGTAAAAGGTAAACTTTGCGCCCTTCGCAGGAGCAGCCATGAATTATCGTCACGCCTTCCATGCCGGCAATCACGCCGATGTGTTCAAACACCTGACCTTGACCCGCCTCATCGCCCTGATGTCGCGCAAGGAGCAGCCGTTTGCCTATCTCGACACGCACGCCGGCATCGGTCTGTATGACTTGCAGGGCGATCAGGCCAACCGTACCGGTGAGTACCTGGAAGGCATCGCGCGCTTGTGGGATCAGCCGGATCTGCCGGCGCTGACCGCCGACTACATGAAGGTGCTGCACGAGATGAACCCGGACGGTCAGTTGCGCTACTACCCGGGTTCGCCGGAGCTGGCGCGGCGTCTGACCCGGCCGCAGGATCGGGTGATGCTCAATGAGAAGCACCCGGAAGACGGCGTGCTGTTGAAAGACAACATGGCCGGCGATCGTCGGGTCAAGGTTCATCTCGGCGAAGGCTGGCACGTCGCGCGGGCGATGTTGCCGGTTCAGGAAAAACGCGCGGTGATGTTGATTGACCCGCCGTTCGAGCAACTCGACGAGATGCAGCGTTGCGCGGCGTCGTTGAAAGAGGCGATTGGCCGCATGCGCCAAACCGTGGCGGCGATCTGGTATCCGGTGAAGGATCAGCGCGCGTTGCGTCGGTTCTATCAGGATCTGGCCGGGACCGGTGCGCCGAAGTTGCTGCGGGTTGAGTTGCTGGTGCATCCGCTGGATACGCCGAACAGCCTGAACGGTTCGGGCATGGCGATTGCCAATCCGCCGTGGGGGCTGGAGGAAGAATTGCGTGAGCTGCTGCCGTGGTTGTCGAAGAAGCTTGGGCAGACCCAGGGCGGGTGGCAGATGGATTGGCTGATTGCCGAGAGCTGATCAACGGCAAGATCAAAAGATCGCAGCCAGCGGCAGCTCCTACACGGTTCGGCGGCGTCCACCAATGTGCGGACGATCACTGATCTCCTGTAGGAGCTGCCGCAGGCTGCGATCTTTTGCTTTCAGGATTTAATTGCCTGCCAGACTCGGTGGCATGCACACGCCGGTGCCGCCAATCCCGCAGTAACCCTCAGGATTCTTCGCCAGATACTGCTGGTGATATGCCTCGGCGAAGTACACGGTCGGCGCCTGTTCGATTTCGGTGCTGATTTCCCCCAGACCCGCTTTCGACAGCTCGGCCTGATAGGTCGCTTTGCTTTTCAGCGCCGCATTCAGATGCTCAGGCGAAGTCGCGTAGATCACCGAGCGGTACTGCGTGCCGATGTCGTTACCTTGGCGCATGCCCTGCGTCGGGTTGTGCAGTTCCCAGAACATCGCGAGCAGCTCTTCGTAGCTGACTTTGGCCTTGTCATACACCACCAGCACCACTTCGGCGTGACCGGTCAGGCCCGAGCAGACTTCTTCGTAGGTCGGGTTCGGTGTGAAGCCGCCGGCATAACCGACGACGGTGCTGACCACGCCTTCACGCTGCCAGAAACGACGCTCGGCGCCCCAGAAGCAACCCAGACCGAAAATCGCAAAGTCGACGTCCTGGAAAAACGGGCCAAGCAGCGGGGTTTCTTCGAAAACGAAGTGCTTTTCAGGCAGGGTCATCGCGGTTTCGCGGCCGGGCAGAGCTTGTTCTTTAGTCGGGAGCACGTTTTTGTTCACCAGAATTTCCGAGCGCAGAACCATGATCGTTCCTCTCAGTCAGGTTGGATGTAAAAAGTCAGACCGCCAGTGTGCCCAATGATGCCGGAATTCGCACTATTCAAATGTGGGGGGCGAGCTTGCTCGCGAAAGCGGTGGGTCAGGCAATGTTGATGTCGACTGACACTCCGTCTTCGCGAGCAGGCTCGCTCCCACAGGGGAGTGTCTTCCAGAGCAACAGCCTGTGGTGATCAGAGGCAGAGCGGTCCACGCGGGTAGCGCTTGAGCGCCTGGATCAGTTCGCTGCCCGGGATCGGCCGGTCGAACAGGTAGCCCTGGCCGACGTCGCAACGGTGC includes:
- a CDS encoding DUF4123 domain-containing protein, which gives rise to MQPDFLLPADWLAGAPLKASEQLFAVFSNASAAKPLEAWPDMASPIWAETIYAEWEAVMPYVGMVATDSEFLHWVATTESRDWGWLAVSSASLEEVVAHFRSLTQVLMPGGKTVFFRFWDGRFLLPILQADEVDAAQLFPLIGRCLINGQSLGIGGRAQVSGRSFPWWQVPESVLAQQGQDVQTANALQWLSEEHPTLFEAFPELVLSCKVRQFFQVSLSEESSQSALLAFLLAESG
- a CDS encoding type VI secretion system tip protein VgrG — translated: MFAPANQPRFTLTLEGARHDLKVLEFTGKEAISQPFRFELELVSERADLDLESLLHCQAFLRFDAQGSGVHGQIYQVGQGDSGKRLTRYHLSLVPRLTYLGHRINQRIFQHQSVPQIIAQVLKDHAILRDAFEFRLGSEYPIREYCVQYAESDLAFIQRLCAEVGIHYHFQHSPDAHVLVFGDDQTVFPKLATPTLYLPGSGMSAGAPAIQRFNVRVETRTSVVTRRDYNFEKPRLHLQSRVDGEQRPVLEDYHFPGQFNDRETGKHLAQRALERHVADYRQAEGISDESALVCGHFLQLIEHPRHDWNDLWLLTAVEHHGRQPQVLEESVTSDGEAFQGYRNTFLATPWDVFFRPTLGPEKPRMLGYQPAVVTGPKDTEIHCDEYGRVKVQLAWDRDGELNEHSSCWLRVATNWAHDRYGSVLIPRVGMEVLVGFIDADADKPLVVGCLPNAATPIPLDLPADKTRSIFRSQSSPGGGGYNELRIEDKKGAEEIYLRAQRNWTQHVLHDQQVQVDNQRSIVVTGTARHELKADEQRITHGQRQTEVKQDDHLSVIGDRHIRVSNQAISASGQFHVSAGQQVVIDGGASATIQAGGQWINIGPGGIFSSVPIVVGGAPMAAMSAAPVVPGLPEKLAAAPAAMLTAAQIMSFKGDAPFCEECERCKDGLCAA
- a CDS encoding 23S rRNA (adenine(2030)-N(6))-methyltransferase RlmJ, with amino-acid sequence MNYRHAFHAGNHADVFKHLTLTRLIALMSRKEQPFAYLDTHAGIGLYDLQGDQANRTGEYLEGIARLWDQPDLPALTADYMKVLHEMNPDGQLRYYPGSPELARRLTRPQDRVMLNEKHPEDGVLLKDNMAGDRRVKVHLGEGWHVARAMLPVQEKRAVMLIDPPFEQLDEMQRCAASLKEAIGRMRQTVAAIWYPVKDQRALRRFYQDLAGTGAPKLLRVELLVHPLDTPNSLNGSGMAIANPPWGLEEELRELLPWLSKKLGQTQGGWQMDWLIAES
- the putP gene encoding sodium/proline symporter PutP; its protein translation is MSVSNPTLITFVIYIAAMVLIGFMAYRSTNNLSDYILGGRSLGSVVTALSAGASDMSGWLLMGLPGAIYMSGLSESWIAIGLVIGAYLNWLFVAGRLRVQTEHNGDALTLPDYFSSRFEDKSGLLRIISAIVILVFFTIYCASGIVAGARLFESTFGMSYETALWAGAAATIAYTFVGGFLAVSWTDTVQATLMIFALILTPIIVLLATGGVDTTFLAIEANDPSNFDMLKGTTFIGIISLMGWGLGYFGQPHILARFMAADSVKSIAKARRISMTWMILCLGGTVAVGFFGIAYFSAHPEVAGPVTENHERVFIELAKILFNPWIAGVLLSAILAAVMSTLSCQLLVCSSALTEDFYKTFLRKSASQVELVWVGRAMVLLVALIAIGLAANPENRVLGLVSYAWAGFGAAFGPVVLISVIWKDMTRDGALAGILVGAITVVVWKHFEVMGLYEIIPGFIFASLAIFIVSKLGSPTTGMVQRFEAAEKDFHLNK
- the msrA gene encoding peptide-methionine (S)-S-oxide reductase MsrA encodes the protein MVLRSEILVNKNVLPTKEQALPGRETAMTLPEKHFVFEETPLLGPFFQDVDFAIFGLGCFWGAERRFWQREGVVSTVVGYAGGFTPNPTYEEVCSGLTGHAEVVLVVYDKAKVSYEELLAMFWELHNPTQGMRQGNDIGTQYRSVIYATSPEHLNAALKSKATYQAELSKAGLGEISTEIEQAPTVYFAEAYHQQYLAKNPEGYCGIGGTGVCMPPSLAGN